The following DNA comes from Dehalococcoidia bacterium.
ATCGATGAACTGTCCGTGGCCGCTGCGCCTCCGGTAGAGGAGCGCCGCCATTACGGCGCCGGCCGCGGCGGTGCCCGAGATCGGATCGCCGTAACTAATCCCCGACTTGTGCGGCTCGCCCCCTTGATAGCCGGTGATGCTGACGAGACCGGCGAGCTGCTCGACGTTGGTGCCGTAGGCGATGTAGCCCGCTTCGGGCCCGGTCTTGCCGTGGCCCGGCATGGAAACCAGCACGATGTCCGGCCGCTCGGCGCGCAGGGCCTCGTAGCCGAGGCCCAGCTTGTCCAGCACGTCGGCGCGGAAGTTCTCGATCACCACGTCGCTGATTCGCACCAGGCGCAGGAACAGCGCCCTGCCCGACGCCGACGCCAGGTCGATCGTCACGCCGTATTTGTTGCGGTTGTTGTGGTTGAAGTAGGCCGAGCGGTCGAAGGCTCGCTCCGTTTCGGGTGGCTGCATGTGCAGGGCACGCAGCAGATCCGGCGCGTTCACCGCCTCGACCTTGATCACCTCCGCGCCCATGTCGGCCAGCAGCCGCGTCGCGTACGGCCCGGCCCACACCGCCGTCAGGTCGGCGATGCGCACGTTCGCCAGCGGCAGGCGCCGCGCCGGCGGCACGGCCGCGGCGAACCGGGCAGAGGCGAGATCTGTCCCTGGCTCGTGGCTCAATGTGCGCTCCTGAGGCGGCGTACGCGTGCATGA
Coding sequences within:
- a CDS encoding CoA transferase, with the translated sequence MSHEPGTDLASARFAAAVPPARRLPLANVRIADLTAVWAGPYATRLLADMGAEVIKVEAVNAPDLLRALHMQPPETERAFDRSAYFNHNNRNKYGVTIDLASASGRALFLRLVRISDVVIENFRADVLDKLGLGYEALRAERPDIVLVSMPGHGKTGPEAGYIAYGTNVEQLAGLVSITGYQGGEPHKSGISYGDPISGTAAAGAVMAALLYRRRSGHGQFIDLAQREALTTLLGEYVVGYSMTGELPRPAGNAHPAWAPHGVYPCAGEDRWLALAVRSDAEFRALCRVIGRIELASDLRFADGLARHRNAAALAEPIAAWTTTQAPFAAAEALQAVGVPAAPVESYRDLLDSDAHLQARGFFEEVTHAVAGTWRMERPVWRFGAAPAHIRINAPGFGEHNRWAFQSLLGLTEQALADLEAGGVIGEVPNMAAHGG